A DNA window from Actinomadura coerulea contains the following coding sequences:
- a CDS encoding coiled-coil domain-containing protein — protein MAALDPPGRNPRPPRGRGTAKRLAALALAAGVSAALPPVSGSAAALPQQPKDLKKEYAKLKARSEKLSKEYRGELVSLEEAKKAAERAGADATRAGREYDAARVDVARLASTTYMTGRLDVIPMMSSAEPGAAVRDAAVIEHITRNNGRRIQNLEALNTRAVQSNATARKKLDEVKKEIDDLEGQRARVKKLLAKYKPETTRTTAPAGGGRPDGASGTKSPIVGNSMTARMRTALLEIDGKFGAFPTIGCARPGDPQDHGSGRACDFMESTGGKMPSASAQAHGDRVAQYVIDNASRLGIKYVIWKQRIYDMRGSGGWSQMEDRGSVTQNHFDHVHVSVL, from the coding sequence GTGGCGGCCCTCGATCCCCCCGGCAGGAATCCCCGCCCCCCGCGCGGGCGCGGGACGGCGAAGCGACTCGCGGCGCTGGCGCTCGCGGCGGGCGTCTCGGCGGCGCTGCCGCCGGTGTCGGGCAGCGCGGCGGCCCTCCCACAGCAGCCGAAGGACCTGAAGAAGGAGTACGCCAAGCTCAAGGCGCGCTCGGAGAAGCTCTCCAAGGAGTACCGGGGCGAACTGGTCTCCCTGGAGGAGGCGAAGAAGGCCGCCGAACGCGCAGGCGCCGACGCGACGAGGGCCGGCCGCGAGTACGACGCCGCCCGCGTCGACGTGGCCCGCCTGGCGTCCACCACCTACATGACCGGCCGCCTCGACGTCATCCCGATGATGTCCTCGGCCGAGCCGGGCGCCGCCGTCCGCGACGCCGCCGTGATCGAGCACATCACCCGCAACAACGGGCGCCGCATCCAGAACCTGGAGGCCCTGAACACCAGGGCGGTCCAGTCGAACGCGACGGCCAGGAAGAAGCTGGACGAGGTCAAGAAGGAGATCGACGACCTGGAGGGCCAGCGCGCCCGCGTCAAGAAGCTGCTCGCCAAGTACAAGCCGGAGACGACCCGCACCACCGCCCCCGCCGGCGGCGGACGCCCGGACGGGGCGAGCGGCACCAAGTCCCCGATCGTCGGCAACTCCATGACCGCGCGGATGCGGACCGCGCTACTGGAGATCGACGGCAAGTTCGGCGCCTTCCCCACCATCGGCTGCGCGCGCCCCGGCGACCCGCAGGACCACGGCTCGGGCCGGGCCTGCGACTTCATGGAGAGCACCGGCGGCAAGATGCCGAGCGCGTCGGCCCAGGCGCACGGCGACCGGGTCGCCCAGTACGTGATCGACAACGCGTCCCGCCTCGGCATCAAGTACGTCATCTGGAAGCAGCGCATCTACGACATGCGCGGCAGCGGCGGCTGGAGCCAGATGGAGGACCGCGGCAGCGTCACCCAGAACCACTTCGACCACGTCCACGTCTCCGTGCTCTGA
- a CDS encoding Gfo/Idh/MocA family oxidoreductase: MDLRVALIGYGTGGSVFHAPLISSVPGMRLAAVVTGAPERQRAVRERYPEAEVLDSVDRLWGASGACDLVVVTAPNRQHVPLARTALTSGLPVVVDKPVAATSADARSLAALSAVRGLPVFPFHNRRWDGDFQTVRRLASSGALGDVLRLESRFERWRPRVRESWKESADPRDAGGILFDLGSHLVDQAIALLGPPDRVYAEIDTRRPGATAADDVFVALTHPGGARSHLWMSATAAAPGPRFRVLGSGAAYAVSGMDVQEEQLRAGLTPKDPGYGIAPPGSSGTLGAPGHEAPEPTAAGAYHDFYAGVLRTLRDGAPPPVTLAEAITGLEVIEAAARSARESAVVEPGERRE; the protein is encoded by the coding sequence ATGGACCTGCGTGTTGCTCTGATCGGATACGGCACCGGCGGCTCGGTGTTCCACGCCCCGCTGATCTCGTCCGTGCCGGGGATGCGGCTGGCCGCGGTCGTCACCGGCGCCCCAGAGCGGCAGCGGGCCGTGCGCGAGCGGTACCCCGAGGCCGAGGTCCTCGACAGCGTGGACCGGCTGTGGGGGGCCTCGGGCGCCTGCGACCTGGTGGTGGTCACCGCCCCCAACCGGCAGCACGTGCCGCTGGCCCGGACCGCGCTGACCTCGGGCCTGCCCGTCGTCGTGGACAAGCCCGTCGCGGCCACCTCGGCCGACGCCCGCTCCCTCGCCGCGCTGAGCGCCGTCCGGGGCCTGCCGGTCTTCCCCTTCCACAACCGCCGCTGGGACGGCGACTTCCAGACGGTGCGGCGGCTGGCCTCCTCGGGCGCCCTCGGCGACGTCCTGCGCCTGGAGTCCCGCTTCGAGCGCTGGCGGCCGCGGGTCAGGGAGAGCTGGAAGGAGAGCGCCGACCCCCGCGACGCGGGCGGCATCCTGTTCGACCTCGGGTCGCATCTCGTCGACCAGGCCATCGCGCTGCTCGGCCCCCCGGACCGGGTCTACGCCGAGATCGACACCCGCCGCCCGGGAGCCACGGCCGCCGACGACGTGTTCGTGGCCCTGACCCACCCGGGCGGCGCCCGGTCGCATCTCTGGATGAGCGCCACCGCGGCCGCCCCCGGGCCGCGCTTCCGGGTGCTCGGCAGCGGCGCGGCGTACGCGGTCTCGGGCATGGACGTCCAGGAGGAGCAGCTCCGCGCGGGCCTCACCCCCAAGGACCCCGGCTACGGCATCGCCCCGCCCGGGTCCAGCGGCACGCTCGGCGCCCCCGGGCACGAGGCGCCGGAGCCCACGGCCGCCGGGGCGTACCACGACTTCTACGCCGGTGTCCTGCGCACCCTGCGGGACGGCGCGCCGCCCCCGGTCACCCTCGCCGAGGCGATCACCGGGCTGGAGGTCATCGAGGCCGCCGCCCGCTCCGCCCGCGAGTCCGCCGTCGTCGAACCCGGCGAGCGGCGAGAGTAG
- a CDS encoding FAD-dependent oxidoreductase — MLSKPVLLTVDDDPGVSRAVARDLRRRYAEAYRIVRAESGGQALEALGELRLRGDDTAVLLADYRMPGMDGVEFLERAMDLFPFARRILLTAYADTDAAIRAINDVDLDHYMLKPWNPPEEKFYPVIDEQLDAWARVDRRPPGELRVVGHRWSARCYEVRDFLARHQVPYTWLMDGDPEGAELVAAAACPELPLIVTADGGTLSAPSDAELAAAVGLPSTPSTGFYDLIVVGGGPSGLGAAVYGASEGLKTVVVERRALGGQAGQSSRIENYLGFPDGVSGAQLADRARRQADRFGAELLQAGEVTALESRGTARVARLSDGTEIAAHAVILATGVSYRRLNAEGVDDFVGRGVYYGAALTEAPSCAGEEVAVVGGANSAGQAAVHLAKYAKKVHIIVRADGLEKSMSHYLVEQIAATPNIEVHTGKTVCAAEGADRLERLTFAWPGGRKTIDAHWLFVFIGAEPGTGWLDGFVERDARGYVVTGPDLVGGGRRPAGWPLARQPYHLETSVPGVFAAGDVRSESMKRVASAVGDGAMAVALVHRYLEQS, encoded by the coding sequence ATGTTGTCCAAACCAGTGCTGCTGACGGTCGACGACGACCCGGGGGTGTCCCGGGCCGTGGCGCGGGACCTGCGCCGCCGCTACGCCGAGGCGTACCGGATCGTGCGCGCCGAGTCGGGCGGTCAGGCCCTGGAGGCGCTGGGCGAACTGCGGCTGCGCGGCGACGACACGGCCGTGCTGCTCGCCGACTACCGGATGCCCGGGATGGACGGCGTGGAGTTCCTGGAGCGCGCCATGGACCTGTTCCCGTTCGCGCGCCGGATCCTCCTCACCGCCTACGCCGACACCGACGCGGCGATCCGCGCCATCAACGACGTCGACCTCGACCACTACATGCTGAAGCCGTGGAACCCGCCGGAGGAGAAGTTCTACCCGGTGATCGACGAGCAGCTGGACGCCTGGGCGCGCGTCGACCGCCGCCCGCCGGGCGAGCTGCGGGTGGTGGGGCACCGCTGGTCGGCCCGCTGCTACGAGGTCCGCGACTTCCTGGCCCGCCACCAGGTTCCCTACACCTGGCTGATGGACGGCGACCCCGAGGGCGCCGAGCTGGTCGCGGCGGCCGCGTGCCCGGAGCTGCCGCTGATCGTGACCGCGGACGGGGGGACGCTGTCGGCCCCGTCCGACGCCGAGCTGGCCGCCGCGGTCGGCCTGCCGAGCACCCCGTCCACCGGCTTCTACGACCTGATCGTCGTCGGCGGCGGCCCGTCCGGGCTCGGGGCGGCCGTGTACGGGGCGTCCGAGGGCCTGAAGACGGTGGTCGTGGAGCGCCGCGCCCTCGGCGGCCAGGCCGGGCAGAGCTCCCGCATCGAGAACTACCTCGGCTTCCCCGACGGGGTGAGCGGCGCCCAGCTCGCCGACCGGGCCCGCCGCCAGGCCGACCGGTTCGGCGCCGAGCTGCTGCAGGCCGGCGAGGTCACCGCGCTGGAGTCGCGGGGCACGGCCCGGGTGGCGCGGCTGTCGGACGGCACCGAGATCGCCGCGCACGCCGTCATCCTCGCCACCGGCGTCTCCTACCGGCGCCTCAACGCGGAGGGCGTGGACGACTTCGTCGGGCGCGGCGTGTACTACGGCGCCGCGCTCACCGAGGCGCCGTCCTGCGCGGGCGAGGAGGTCGCCGTCGTCGGCGGCGCCAACTCCGCGGGCCAGGCGGCCGTGCACCTGGCCAAGTACGCGAAGAAGGTGCACATCATCGTCCGGGCCGACGGCCTGGAGAAGTCGATGTCGCACTACCTGGTCGAGCAGATCGCGGCGACGCCCAACATCGAGGTGCACACCGGCAAGACGGTGTGCGCGGCGGAGGGCGCCGACCGGCTGGAACGGCTCACCTTCGCGTGGCCGGGCGGCAGGAAGACCATCGACGCGCACTGGCTGTTCGTGTTCATCGGCGCGGAACCGGGCACGGGGTGGCTGGACGGCTTCGTCGAGCGCGACGCGCGCGGGTACGTCGTGACCGGGCCCGACCTCGTCGGCGGGGGCCGCCGCCCCGCCGGGTGGCCGCTCGCCCGCCAGCCCTACCACCTGGAGACCAGCGTCCCCGGGGTGTTCGCGGCGGGCGACGTCCGCTCGGAGTCGATGAAGCGGGTGGCGTCCGCGGTCGGCGACGGCGCCATGGCCGTCGCGTTGGTCCACCGGTATCTGGAGCAGTCATGA
- a CDS encoding ATP-binding protein: MSTASPEQLRELFLFEDLDDEKLGWLSACGTVAEYPRDAMICAQGDAAEFLYVLLDGEMVMTQNVRGHVAQVSRTDRPGTYGGAVQAYLGDKIDQRYQHSLRATCPTRVFVLPAYKFGKMVRKWFPMATHLLEGVFFGMTNARRVVDQRERLTALGTITAGLTHELNNPAAAAARASAELGDRLIGAQKSLAGLAAQGVDCTHLSALVSLRPVLPAAPGGRRSPLEVSDAEDELGDWLEEHGVDDAWDLAPGLVAAGIGIEQAEEVERAAGGHLPGAVRWLAEVLEVTQLQAEISEAMGRITALLDSARQYSQLDRAPYQRTDLRELLDSTLTMLKRKFGDGVTVKTVYDETLPPVPVYAAELNQVWTNLIVNALQAMRGSGTLTIRTARENDYALVEIADTGTGIPEEDLDRIFTPFFTTKPVGQGTGLGLDISWRIVAGRHGGDIRVESLPGDTRFQVLLPLTEPAEEPAEEPAQ, from the coding sequence ATGAGCACCGCGTCACCGGAGCAGCTGCGGGAGCTGTTCCTCTTCGAGGACCTCGACGACGAGAAGCTCGGCTGGCTGTCTGCCTGCGGGACGGTCGCGGAGTACCCGCGGGACGCGATGATCTGCGCGCAGGGTGACGCGGCCGAGTTCCTCTACGTGCTCCTCGACGGCGAGATGGTGATGACCCAGAACGTCCGGGGCCACGTGGCGCAGGTCAGCCGGACCGACCGTCCCGGCACCTATGGCGGGGCCGTGCAGGCGTACCTGGGCGACAAGATCGATCAGAGGTACCAGCACTCGCTGCGCGCGACGTGCCCCACGCGGGTCTTCGTGCTGCCGGCCTACAAGTTCGGCAAGATGGTCCGCAAGTGGTTCCCGATGGCCACGCACCTGCTGGAGGGCGTCTTCTTCGGGATGACCAACGCGCGGCGCGTCGTCGACCAGCGCGAGCGCCTTACCGCGCTCGGCACGATCACCGCGGGCCTCACCCACGAGCTGAACAACCCGGCCGCCGCCGCGGCACGGGCCAGCGCCGAACTCGGCGACCGGCTGATCGGCGCGCAGAAGAGCCTGGCCGGCCTCGCCGCGCAGGGCGTCGACTGCACGCATCTGAGCGCGCTCGTGTCGCTGCGCCCGGTGCTGCCCGCCGCGCCCGGCGGGCGCCGCAGCCCGCTGGAGGTCAGCGACGCCGAGGACGAGCTGGGCGACTGGCTGGAGGAGCACGGCGTCGACGACGCCTGGGACCTCGCGCCCGGCCTGGTGGCCGCCGGGATCGGCATCGAGCAGGCGGAGGAGGTCGAGCGGGCGGCGGGCGGCCATCTGCCGGGCGCGGTGCGCTGGCTGGCCGAAGTGCTGGAGGTGACCCAGCTCCAGGCGGAGATCTCCGAGGCGATGGGCCGCATCACCGCGCTGCTGGACTCGGCCCGCCAGTACTCCCAGCTCGACCGCGCGCCCTACCAGCGCACCGACCTGCGCGAGCTCCTGGACAGCACGCTCACCATGCTCAAGCGCAAGTTCGGGGACGGCGTGACGGTGAAGACCGTCTACGACGAGACGCTGCCGCCCGTCCCGGTCTACGCGGCCGAGCTGAACCAGGTGTGGACGAACCTGATCGTGAACGCGCTGCAGGCGATGCGGGGCAGCGGCACGCTGACGATCCGCACCGCCCGCGAGAACGACTACGCGCTGGTGGAGATCGCCGACACCGGGACCGGCATCCCCGAGGAGGACCTCGACCGCATCTTCACGCCGTTCTTCACCACGAAGCCGGTGGGGCAGGGCACGGGGCTCGGCCTCGACATCTCCTGGCGCATCGTCGCGGGCCGGCACGGCGGCGACATCCGGGTGGAGTCGCTGCCCGGCGACACCCGGTTCCAGGTCCTGCTCCCGCTCACCGAGCCCGCCGAGGAGCCGGCAGAGGAGCCCGCTCAGTAG
- a CDS encoding VOC family protein, whose translation MDALYPRLLVDDFEACAGFYEAALRALLGIEPVKLVPDAAYANWDLRGEAALSVMGRARMAEAVGTADLPAPSGQDGSMLVLRVDDVDAAAGTLRGLGAVQVAGPRDRPEWGPGLRTAHLRDPGGNLLELQSY comes from the coding sequence ATGGACGCGCTGTATCCGCGCCTTCTGGTGGACGACTTCGAAGCCTGCGCGGGCTTCTACGAGGCGGCGCTGCGCGCGCTGCTCGGGATCGAGCCGGTCAAGCTGGTCCCGGATGCCGCGTACGCGAACTGGGACCTGCGGGGCGAGGCCGCGCTGTCGGTGATGGGGCGCGCGCGGATGGCGGAGGCCGTCGGCACCGCCGATCTGCCCGCGCCGTCCGGGCAGGACGGCTCGATGCTCGTGCTGCGCGTGGACGACGTGGACGCGGCGGCCGGGACGCTCCGCGGGCTCGGCGCCGTCCAGGTCGCCGGGCCGCGGGACCGCCCCGAGTGGGGGCCGGGGCTGCGCACCGCCCATCTGCGCGACCCCGGCGGCAACCTGCTGGAGCTCCAGTCCTACTGA
- a CDS encoding MarR family winged helix-turn-helix transcriptional regulator, with protein sequence MHDTAGPLPPRLLGITTFVLAQVGRAGRARMGRMMDEHGLGLWHFAVLSALDDDAPASQRDLGVRLRIDPSDLVEVVGRLEGAGLVRRERDPADRRRYVVELTAEGRAELDEVTRRAAALDAEMLAPLAPDDRAALERIARVLLAHHDPRARPGHAKAPAPPSAPGPGEERPTRTGRAARG encoded by the coding sequence ATGCACGACACCGCCGGGCCGCTGCCGCCCCGCCTGCTCGGGATCACCACGTTCGTGCTCGCCCAGGTGGGGCGGGCCGGACGGGCGCGGATGGGCCGCATGATGGACGAGCACGGCCTCGGCCTCTGGCACTTCGCCGTCCTGTCCGCGCTGGACGACGACGCGCCCGCCTCGCAGCGCGACCTGGGCGTCCGGCTGCGCATCGACCCGAGCGACCTCGTCGAGGTCGTGGGCCGGCTGGAGGGGGCCGGGCTCGTCCGCCGCGAACGCGACCCGGCCGACCGCCGCCGCTACGTGGTCGAGCTGACCGCCGAGGGCCGCGCGGAGCTGGACGAGGTCACCCGCCGCGCGGCGGCGCTGGACGCCGAGATGCTGGCGCCGCTCGCCCCGGACGACCGGGCCGCCCTCGAGCGCATCGCCCGCGTCCTGCTCGCCCACCACGATCCGCGGGCGCGGCCGGGGCACGCGAAGGCCCCGGCGCCGCCGAGCGCGCCGGGGCCGGGGGAGGAGCGGCCTACTCGAACAGGTCGGGCTGCTCGCGGGTGA
- a CDS encoding class II aldolase/adducin family protein, which yields MSDEEEFLEKLPTDLIFRLPPTFDDVADERRHRKERLTAALRIFGKFGFEEGVAGHITARDPERTDHFWVNPFGMSFKHIRVSDLILVNHEGKVVEGRYPVNEAAFAIHSQVHQARPDVVAAAHSHSTYGRAISALGQKLEPITQDVCAFYQDHGLFDDYTGVVTDLEEGKRIAAALGGHKAVILRNHGLLTVGDTVDAAAWWFITMERSCQVQLLAKAAGQVVPIEHDNAVLTHEQIGNDLVGWINYQPLYDQITREQPDLFE from the coding sequence ATGTCCGACGAGGAAGAGTTCCTGGAGAAGCTGCCGACCGACCTGATCTTCCGGCTGCCGCCCACGTTCGACGACGTCGCGGACGAGCGCCGGCACCGCAAGGAGCGGCTCACCGCCGCGCTGCGCATCTTCGGCAAGTTCGGGTTCGAGGAGGGCGTGGCCGGGCACATCACCGCCCGCGACCCCGAGCGCACCGACCATTTCTGGGTGAACCCGTTCGGCATGTCGTTCAAGCACATCCGGGTCAGCGACCTGATCCTGGTGAACCACGAGGGCAAGGTCGTCGAGGGCCGCTACCCGGTCAACGAGGCGGCGTTCGCGATCCACTCGCAGGTGCACCAGGCGCGCCCGGACGTGGTCGCGGCCGCGCACAGCCACTCCACCTACGGGCGGGCGATCTCCGCGCTCGGGCAGAAACTGGAGCCGATCACGCAGGACGTGTGCGCCTTCTACCAGGACCACGGCCTGTTCGACGACTACACCGGCGTCGTCACCGACCTGGAGGAGGGCAAGCGCATCGCCGCCGCCCTCGGGGGCCACAAGGCCGTGATCCTGCGCAACCACGGCCTGCTCACCGTCGGCGACACCGTGGACGCCGCCGCGTGGTGGTTCATCACGATGGAGCGCTCCTGCCAGGTGCAGCTGCTGGCCAAGGCCGCGGGGCAGGTCGTCCCGATCGAGCACGACAACGCCGTCCTGACCCACGAGCAGATCGGCAACGACCTGGTCGGCTGGATCAACTACCAGCCCCTCTACGACCAGATCACCCGCGAGCAGCCCGACCTGTTCGAGTAG
- a CDS encoding helix-turn-helix domain-containing protein produces MEPSADDRFLRLLIEHTDDPVLLEATVRAARGRSELVAALPEEETRRHTRALVHGVLAALEDGEPSEEVLAAAERLGSDRARQGVPVAAFLDGFQAGRAHLVRALVADGRRRGVPDAALLDGVTRIDEITTALVRRMVHAHRVAELEMARTVREGRLQMLRQLLHGESVPVLAPLDPRAAYHCVVSDLSDPAVAGRLEAALTAAGPGLCGLVDGRLAALVARLPGPREPAAGPSGPLLVAAPPARPGEVAPMYALGRRALRAGAAAGLAGMRELADLALLTATEAEPELGGLLAGALLAGLDPGEPFHRELAGTALAYLDHGGRIEPTAAALHVHGNTVKYRIRRFQELTGRPLSDPGAGAAVSRTANWWWALHRWLAQSGA; encoded by the coding sequence ATGGAGCCCAGCGCGGACGACCGCTTCCTGCGGTTGCTGATCGAGCACACCGACGACCCGGTGCTGCTGGAGGCGACGGTCCGCGCCGCCCGCGGCCGGTCGGAGCTGGTGGCCGCGCTCCCGGAGGAGGAGACCAGGCGGCACACCCGCGCCCTGGTCCACGGGGTGCTCGCCGCGCTGGAGGACGGCGAGCCGAGCGAGGAGGTGCTCGCGGCGGCGGAGCGGCTCGGCTCGGACCGGGCCCGGCAGGGCGTGCCCGTCGCGGCCTTCCTGGACGGCTTCCAGGCCGGCCGGGCCCACCTCGTCCGGGCGCTCGTCGCCGACGGCCGCCGCCGGGGCGTCCCGGACGCGGCGCTGCTCGACGGCGTGACCCGCATCGACGAGATCACCACCGCGCTGGTGCGGCGGATGGTCCACGCGCACCGGGTCGCCGAGCTGGAGATGGCGCGGACCGTCCGCGAGGGGCGCCTCCAGATGCTCCGGCAGTTGCTGCACGGAGAGTCCGTCCCCGTGCTCGCCCCGCTGGACCCCCGCGCCGCCTACCACTGCGTGGTCTCCGACCTCAGCGACCCCGCCGTGGCGGGACGGCTGGAGGCGGCGCTGACGGCCGCCGGGCCCGGCCTGTGCGGGCTCGTCGACGGGCGGCTCGCGGCCCTCGTCGCCCGGCTGCCCGGACCGCGGGAGCCCGCCGCCGGGCCCTCCGGCCCGCTGCTGGTGGCGGCCCCGCCCGCCCGTCCCGGCGAGGTCGCCCCGATGTACGCGCTCGGACGGCGGGCGCTGCGGGCGGGCGCCGCCGCCGGGCTCGCCGGGATGCGGGAGCTGGCCGACCTCGCGCTGCTCACCGCCACCGAGGCCGAGCCGGAGCTCGGCGGGCTGCTCGCCGGCGCGCTGCTGGCGGGCCTCGACCCCGGAGAGCCGTTCCACCGGGAACTGGCCGGGACCGCGCTGGCCTACCTCGACCACGGCGGCCGGATCGAGCCGACGGCCGCGGCGCTGCACGTCCACGGGAACACCGTGAAGTACCGGATCCGCCGCTTCCAGGAGCTGACCGGGCGGCCGCTGTCCGACCCCGGCGCGGGCGCGGCCGTGTCGCGGACCGCGAACTGGTGGTGGGCCCTGCACCGGTGGCTTGCGCAGTCCGGTGCGTGA
- a CDS encoding LLM class flavin-dependent oxidoreductase — translation MTAPRIGAVMWPMRSWPEAGEPWRRAEDLGFRHAWVYDHIAWRGTTPWYDAYTTLAAAAAVTSRVRIGTLVTSPNFRHPVPTAHAIKTIDHVSGGRLTVGVGAGGTRRASDAGILGGDWTPGERASRFAEWVELLDRLLTDPETSFEGEYYTAREVVQEPGCVQRPRVPFVIAGDGPRGMRLAARYGTGWVTSAHGEGDEPYGIVRSRLEALRAACDAEGRRVDDLVLLTGFNEEPWLESTGAFADLAGRYAELGITEIALHWPRPGSPFEADMKVFEAIAAEHGEAR, via the coding sequence GTGACCGCACCGAGGATCGGCGCCGTGATGTGGCCCATGCGGTCCTGGCCGGAGGCCGGGGAGCCGTGGCGGCGTGCCGAGGACCTCGGGTTCCGGCACGCGTGGGTGTACGACCACATCGCCTGGCGCGGCACGACGCCCTGGTACGACGCCTACACCACGCTCGCCGCCGCCGCGGCGGTCACCTCCCGCGTCCGGATCGGCACGCTGGTGACCTCGCCGAACTTCCGGCATCCCGTGCCGACCGCGCACGCCATCAAGACCATCGACCACGTGAGCGGCGGGCGCCTGACCGTCGGCGTCGGGGCGGGCGGCACGCGCCGCGCGTCCGACGCCGGGATCCTCGGCGGCGACTGGACCCCGGGCGAGCGCGCCTCCCGCTTCGCCGAGTGGGTGGAACTGCTGGACCGCCTGCTGACCGACCCCGAGACCTCCTTCGAGGGCGAGTACTACACCGCGCGCGAGGTCGTGCAGGAACCGGGCTGCGTCCAGCGCCCCCGCGTGCCGTTCGTCATCGCGGGGGACGGGCCGCGCGGGATGCGGCTCGCCGCCCGGTACGGCACCGGCTGGGTGACCAGCGCCCACGGCGAGGGGGACGAGCCGTACGGCATCGTCCGCTCCCGGCTGGAGGCCCTGCGCGCCGCGTGCGACGCCGAGGGCCGCCGCGTCGACGACCTCGTTCTGCTGACCGGCTTCAACGAGGAGCCCTGGCTGGAGTCGACCGGCGCGTTCGCCGACCTGGCCGGCCGCTACGCCGAACTCGGCATCACCGAGATCGCGCTGCACTGGCCCCGCCCCGGCTCGCCGTTCGAGGCGGACATGAAGGTCTTCGAGGCGATCGCCGCCGAGCACGGCGAGGCCCGCTGA
- a CDS encoding DMT family transporter: MPFVLLGLAIAFEVTATLAMRASDGFTRLAPSLIVVAGYLISFVFMAKALTSLNVGPVYAIWSALGTIGAFAGGVLLFDEPVKPVTIAGAVIIVLGVVVMNLGGGVHQS; the protein is encoded by the coding sequence ATGCCGTTCGTCCTGCTCGGCCTGGCGATCGCCTTCGAGGTCACGGCGACGCTGGCGATGCGCGCCTCCGACGGCTTCACCCGGCTCGCGCCCTCGCTGATCGTGGTGGCCGGGTACCTGATCTCCTTCGTCTTCATGGCCAAGGCGCTGACGTCGCTGAACGTCGGGCCCGTCTACGCCATCTGGTCCGCGCTCGGCACGATCGGCGCCTTCGCGGGCGGCGTCCTGCTGTTCGACGAGCCGGTCAAACCGGTGACCATCGCCGGCGCCGTCATCATCGTGCTCGGCGTCGTCGTGATGAACCTGGGCGGCGGCGTGCACCAGAGCTGA
- a CDS encoding helix-turn-helix domain-containing protein: MSDRPVEFSDRGGWCLARARPHPALRPFLRSYDGYWETEAVPSRMRTLPARTTVVILNLGPPLHLEVPDPGVRDRAYGSFVAGMHDGHGLYLSPGGQRGIQLDVTPLGAYTLLGVPMARLTNTAADLPDLLGREARTLVERLADARTWGARFAVLDAFLLRRLGTGPVPDREVARAWRLLDGDPGLSVADLAADVGWSRKHLTHRFREQAGLPPKVMARVLRFQRAVGLLRGGAGLAEAAFTCGYYDQAHLNRDFRTLAGCTPTELVGGRPQRRSASAAAGASA; the protein is encoded by the coding sequence ATGAGCGACAGGCCGGTCGAGTTCAGCGACCGGGGCGGCTGGTGCCTGGCGCGTGCCCGCCCCCACCCCGCGCTGCGCCCGTTCCTTCGCTCCTACGACGGCTACTGGGAGACGGAGGCGGTGCCGTCCCGGATGAGGACCCTCCCCGCCCGCACCACCGTGGTGATCCTCAACCTGGGCCCGCCGCTCCATCTGGAGGTCCCCGACCCGGGGGTACGCGACCGCGCGTACGGGTCGTTCGTCGCGGGGATGCACGACGGCCACGGCCTGTACCTCAGCCCCGGCGGGCAGCGCGGCATCCAGCTCGACGTGACGCCGCTCGGCGCCTACACGCTGCTCGGCGTCCCGATGGCGCGGCTCACCAACACCGCCGCCGACCTGCCCGACCTGCTGGGCCGGGAGGCGCGGACGCTGGTCGAGCGGCTCGCCGACGCGCGGACCTGGGGCGCGCGGTTCGCCGTCCTGGACGCCTTCCTGCTGCGCCGCCTCGGCACCGGCCCGGTCCCCGACCGGGAGGTGGCCCGGGCGTGGCGGCTGCTGGACGGGGATCCCGGCCTGTCGGTCGCCGACCTCGCCGCCGACGTCGGCTGGAGCCGCAAGCACCTGACCCACCGGTTCCGGGAGCAGGCCGGGCTGCCGCCCAAGGTGATGGCGCGGGTGCTGCGCTTCCAGCGCGCCGTCGGGCTGCTGCGCGGCGGCGCCGGGCTCGCCGAGGCCGCGTTCACCTGCGGCTACTACGACCAGGCCCATCTGAACCGCGACTTCCGCACCCTGGCGGGCTGCACGCCCACCGAGCTGGTCGGCGGACGGCCGCAGCGGCGGAGCGCCTCCGCGGCGGCCGGGGCCTCCGCCTGA